One genomic segment of Sminthopsis crassicaudata isolate SCR6 chromosome 4, ASM4859323v1, whole genome shotgun sequence includes these proteins:
- the TRAPPC14 gene encoding trafficking protein particle complex subunit 14 isoform X3 — MPDGSVLLVDNVCHQSGEVSMSSFCRLPGSSGCFPCPLSALEEHNFLFQLRAGEQPPPKGQEGLEVSLIAIVQWSTPKLPFTQSIYTHYRLPSIHLDRPCFVMTASCKSPVRVHERFIVTYTLLNNLQDFLAVRLVWTPETAQTGKQLCEEERRAMQAALDSIVCHTPLNNLGFSRKGTALTFSVAFQALRAGLFELSQHMKLKLQFTASVSHPPPEARPLSRKSSPSSPAVRDFMERHQGSLGRSQSFSHQQPSRSHLMRSGSVMERRAITPPVASPVGRPLYLPSDKAMLSLDKIAKRECKVLVVEPVK, encoded by the exons ATGCCCGATGGTTCTGTGCTGCTGGTGGACAATGTCTG TCACCAGTCTGGGGAGGTTTCCATGAGCTCCTTCTGTCGTCTTCCTGGTTCCTCTGGCTGCTTCCCTTGCCCCCTTAGTGCTCTGGAGGAACATAACTTCCTGTTCCAACTGAGGGCAGGCGAACAGCCTCCTCCAAAAGGACAGGAG GGTCTAGAGGTATCTCTGATTGCTATAGTTCAGTGGTCTACACCTAAGTTACCATTCACTCAGAGCATCTACACCCACTACCG GCTACCTAGCATCCACTTGGACCGTCCATGCTTTGTAATGACTGCCTCATGTAAATCCCCTGTGAGAGTACATGAGCGTTTTATTGTTACCTACACACTGCTTAACAATTTGCAGGATTTCCTTGCTGTTAGGCTTGTCTGGACCCCTGAGACTGCACAAACTG GAAAGCAGCTATGTGAAGAAGAGCGCCGAGCTATGCAGGCTGCCTTGGACTCTATTGTTTGTCACACACCTCTCAACAATCTTGGCTTCTCCAGAAAGGGTACTGCGCTCACTTTCAGTGTGGCCTTCCAAGCCCTAAGGGCTGGACTTTTTGAG TTGAGCCAGCACATGAAGCTGAAGTTGCAGTTTACTGCCAGTGTATCCCACCCCCCACCAGAGGCTCGGCCTTTGTCACGAAAGAGCAGTCCTAGCAGTCCTGCTGTTCGAGATTTCATGGAGAGACATCAGGGTAGCTTGGGCAGGTCCCAGTCCTTCTCCCACCAGCAGCCTTCCCGAAGCCACCTCATGAG GTCAGGCAGTGTGATGGAACGACGTGCCATCACGCCTCCAGTGGCCTCTCCTGTAGGCCGTCCCCTCTACCTGCCTTCAGATAAAGCTATGCTGTCTCTGGACAAGATTGCCAAGCGTGAATGCAAAGTCCTGGTGGTTGAACCTGTCAAGTAG